The genomic DNA CTGCGCATCGAGATCGACTCGATGCCGACCGCGGTCGACGAGGTGCGCCGCAAGATCATGCAGCTGGAGATCGAGCGCGAGGGCCTCAAGAAGGAGACCGATCCCGCGAGCGTGAAGCGCGCCGCCGAGGTGGAGAAGGACATCGCCCGGCTCAACGAGGAGTTCACCGGCCTCAAGGCGCAGTGGGAATCGGAGAAGGCCGTCATCGAGGCCATGAAGGCGCTCAAGCAGAAGCTCGAGAAGGCCAAGTCGGATCAGGCCGCCGCCGAGCGCGCGACCGATCTCAACAAGGCCGCGGAGATCAAGTTCGGGGTGATCCCCAACCTCGAGCGCGAGCTCGGCCAGAAGACGCTCGAGCTGCAGAAGATCCAGAGCTCGGGCCGGCGCATGTTGAAGGAAGAGGTCTCGGCCGAAGACATCGCCGAGGTGGTGTCGAAGTGGACGGGCGTGCCGGTCTCCAAGCTCATGGAGGCCGAGATGCAGAAGCTGCTCAAGATGGAGGAGCGGCTCGGTCAGCGCGTCATCGGCCAGGAGGACGCCATCGGCGCCGTCTCGAACGCGGTCCGCCGCGCGCGCGCCGGCCTGCAGGATCCGAATCGCCCCATCGGCAGCTTCATCTTCCTCGGGCCCACCGGCGTGGGAAAGACGGAGACCGCGCGGGCGCTCGCGGAGTTCCTCTTCGACGACGAGCAGGCCATGGTCCGCATCGACATGAGCGAGTACATGGAGAAGCACGCGGTGGCGCGGCTCATCGGCGCGCCTCCGGGCTACGTGGGCTACGACGAGGGCGGCCAGCTCACCGAGGCCGTGCGCCGCCGGCCCTACAGCGTGATCCTCTTCGACGAGATCGAGAAGGCGCACAAGGACGTCTTCAACGTGCTCCTCCAGATCCTCGACGACGGCCGGCTCACCGACAGCCAGGGCCGCACCGTGGACTTCCGCAACACGGTCATCATCATGACCTCCAACATCGGCAGCGCGCTGATCCAGGAGGGCATGAAGAGCGGCAAGGGCCTCGACGAGAAGACCCGCGACGCGGTGATGGAGCTGTTGCGCGTGGAGTTCCGGCCCGAGTTCCTGAACCGCGTGGACGAGATCGTGGTCTTCGAGACGCTGGGCAAGAAGCACATCACCAGCATCGTGGACATCCAGCTCGCGCGGGTGCGCAAGCTCCTCGCGGATCGGCAGCTGCAGCTCGAGGTGTCGCCGAGCGCCAAGGAGTTCCTGGCCGAGGCCGGCTACGACCCGGTGTACGGCGCGCGGCCGCTCAAGCGCGCGGTGCAGAAGCTGGTGCTCGATCCGCTCTCGCGGAAGGTGCTCGCGGGCGAGTACGTGCCGGGCGACACCATCGCCGTGGACGTGCAGGACGGAAAGCTCGGCTTCGGCAAGGTGGTGATGAGCCGCGAGCCGCAGCCCACCGAGCGCAAGCCGCGGGCCAGGGCATAACCGAACGGTTAAGCGGTTAGCTCGCCTTCTTGGCCGGCTCGGAGCTCACCGTCGCGTCCACATCGAGCGACGTGGTCTGCGACGGCTCGGCCGTCTTGCCTTGCCGGAACGCAATCATCTGCTCCACCGCGCGCGCCAACAGCTCCGGCCCGTGTGGATACGGCGCGGCCTCGCCCTCGAGCGCCATGAAGCGCGCCCGCGCCTCGCGTCCCGTCGCGGGCCGCCCGTCGCGCTCCTGAGTGAGCAGGTCGAGGATCAGCTTCTCCAGATCGCCCGGAACATCCGGACGCAGCTGGTGCGGGGGGACGGGCTTCTCGAACACCGAGGTGATGATGTCCTGGCGGGTGGCCCCACGCAGAACGCGCACGCCGGTGAGCGCCTCGTAGAGCGTGAGCCCGAGGCAGAAGAGATCCGAGCGGCCGTCGAGCGGCTCGTGCTTCGCCTGCTCCGGAGAGACGTAGCTCGGCTTACCCACGATGTGGTCGCCGTTCGCCTCCTGCCGCGTGGCCGCGTGCGCCACGCCGAAGTCGGAGAGCTTCACCTCGCCAATGCGCGAGAGGAGCACGTTGGGC from Deltaproteobacteria bacterium includes the following:
- the clpB gene encoding ATP-dependent chaperone ClpB, which produces MRIDKFTVKAQEALQAAQALARRRDNQSVEPEHVAAALMEQQDGIVVPLLQKVGAEPTLVRSRIDEALNKQSKVEGGEAYLAQRTLKLLDKAEDEAKSLKDEYVSTEHILLALTQDKGAAGEAFTSSGVTRDRVLAVLKDFRKGGRVTTQDAEGSYRALEKYTRDLTEQARAGKLDPVIGRDEEIRRVIQVLSRRTKNNPVLIGEPGVGKTAIAEGLASRIVDGDVPEGLKDKRLLALDMGALVAGAKFRGEFEERLKSVLKEVAEAEGQIILFIDEVHTVVGAGKAEGAMDAGNMLKPALARGELHAVGATTLDEYRKHIEKDPALERRFQPVFVGEPSVQDTISILRGLKERYEVHHGVHIKDEAIVSAAVLSNRYITDRFLPDKAIDLVDEAASRLRIEIDSMPTAVDEVRRKIMQLEIEREGLKKETDPASVKRAAEVEKDIARLNEEFTGLKAQWESEKAVIEAMKALKQKLEKAKSDQAAAERATDLNKAAEIKFGVIPNLERELGQKTLELQKIQSSGRRMLKEEVSAEDIAEVVSKWTGVPVSKLMEAEMQKLLKMEERLGQRVIGQEDAIGAVSNAVRRARAGLQDPNRPIGSFIFLGPTGVGKTETARALAEFLFDDEQAMVRIDMSEYMEKHAVARLIGAPPGYVGYDEGGQLTEAVRRRPYSVILFDEIEKAHKDVFNVLLQILDDGRLTDSQGRTVDFRNTVIIMTSNIGSALIQEGMKSGKGLDEKTRDAVMELLRVEFRPEFLNRVDEIVVFETLGKKHITSIVDIQLARVRKLLADRQLQLEVSPSAKEFLAEAGYDPVYGARPLKRAVQKLVLDPLSRKVLAGEYVPGDTIAVDVQDGKLGFGKVVMSREPQPTERKPRARA